In a genomic window of Spirosoma agri:
- the aroC gene encoding chorismate synthase: MSSTYGTLFKISTFGESHGPGIGVVIDGCPAGLSFDTDFIQHELDRRKPGQSRITTQRREADEFEVLSGVFDGKTQGTPIALLIRNTDQRSKDYGHISEQFRPSHADYTYQTKYGSRDYRGGGRSSARETAARVAAGAVAKLLLTQLGVQVRAYVSQVGTLKLEKQYSELNLALAEENAVRCPDPETAERMFQYIDEIRKQGDSIGGVVDCVVTGVPAGWGEPVFDKLHAELGKAMLSINAVKGFEYGSGFAGVELRGSQHNDEFYTDEHGRVRTKTNLSGGIQGGISNGEAIYFRTAFKPVATIMQDQDSVDVHGQAVTVSGKGRHDPCVVPRAVPIVEAMAALVLIDMYLRNKAAQI; this comes from the coding sequence ATGAGCAGTACCTACGGAACACTATTCAAAATCTCAACCTTCGGTGAATCACATGGCCCCGGCATTGGCGTTGTTATAGATGGTTGCCCAGCCGGATTGTCGTTCGATACGGATTTTATTCAGCATGAACTGGACCGTCGCAAGCCGGGCCAGTCCAGAATTACGACCCAACGGCGGGAAGCCGACGAATTTGAGGTACTGTCGGGCGTATTTGACGGAAAGACGCAGGGAACGCCCATTGCGCTGTTGATTCGAAATACTGACCAGCGTAGTAAAGACTACGGCCACATTTCTGAGCAGTTCAGACCATCCCATGCGGATTATACCTACCAGACCAAGTACGGCTCCCGTGATTACCGGGGCGGTGGGCGGTCGTCGGCGCGCGAAACAGCTGCGCGGGTGGCTGCTGGTGCTGTAGCCAAGCTACTTTTGACGCAGCTGGGCGTTCAGGTTCGGGCGTATGTGTCGCAGGTCGGTACGCTGAAACTCGAAAAACAATATTCGGAGTTAAATCTGGCGCTGGCCGAAGAAAATGCAGTGCGCTGTCCCGATCCCGAAACGGCTGAACGCATGTTTCAGTACATCGACGAAATTCGTAAACAGGGCGACTCGATCGGGGGTGTTGTCGACTGTGTGGTGACCGGTGTTCCGGCTGGCTGGGGCGAACCCGTTTTTGATAAACTCCACGCTGAACTGGGCAAAGCGATGCTGAGTATCAACGCCGTAAAAGGATTTGAATACGGTAGTGGGTTTGCCGGCGTAGAGTTACGTGGATCACAGCATAACGACGAATTTTACACGGATGAGCACGGTCGTGTCCGGACAAAGACGAATCTATCCGGTGGTATTCAGGGGGGAATCAGCAATGGCGAAGCGATCTATTTCCGCACGGCTTTTAAACCCGTCGCGACCATCATGCAGGATCAGGACAGCGTTGATGTACATGGGCAGGCGGTGACCGTTTCGGGCAAGGGACGCCACGATCCCTGCGTAGTGCCACGGGCGGTGCCCATCGTTGAAGCGATGGCGGCCCTGGTTCTGATCGACATGTACCTGCGTAACAAGGCCGCACAGATCTGA
- the pbpC gene encoding penicillin-binding protein 1C, which translates to MGRSILGNVCGIAKRIWKPRFVKVLFVVTMGFLSIDFLYPLNTSVAYSTVITARDGDILHAFLSRDDKWRLYVELPEITPTLRDAILFKEDKYFRYHVGFNPVSMLRAAGRNFVSGRRTSGASTITMQTIRLLEPRQRTYGNKAIELFRALQLELHYSKDEILQLYLNLIPYGGNIEGLKSASLLYFGKLPQLLSLAELTTLTIVPNRPSSLRLGINNSLVVQERNRWLARFRAKHLFDETTITDAMAEPLTAYRRSAPQLVPHLSHRLRAENPDVPIIHSAIHTATQATVEQLIRNYANRIKAYSIHNSAVLVVDNQTHEVVAYAGSADFGNTFDGGQVDGVRAIRSPGSALKPLLYGLSFDAGTITPKSKLSDVPTNFGGYEPDNYDRKFNGPVTAEFALANSLNIPAVALLKEIGTPVLVETLRKAGFKTVRKQAKELGLSMILGGCGVTLEEMTRLYAGFANGGVVKELRFTGRSDGSVRETGTRLLSREAAFLITNTLSQITRPDLPNNFDNSYHLPQIAWKTGTSYGRRDAWSIGYNQRYTIGVWVGNFSGIGVAELSGANTATPLLFQLFNALDYNSSRDKLRKPGGSLSMRLVCPETGDIPGEFCPSQVTDYFIMGVSRYRRCQHRKPIFTNAAGTVSYCAHCKPDSGAVRRSYPNLSPEVAAFYQSRHIPFETVPPHNPTCERIFGSTGTGPLITSLNDGSDYFINSRQLTDLELGCQAANDVQTVFWYLNDKLYKKARPDEAVFFRPKPGPLKISCADDKGRYSDLHVTIKNE; encoded by the coding sequence ATGGGTCGGTCAATATTGGGAAACGTTTGCGGCATTGCCAAACGAATCTGGAAACCACGTTTCGTGAAGGTCCTGTTTGTCGTCACAATGGGGTTTCTGAGTATCGATTTTCTATACCCGCTCAACACCAGCGTTGCGTATTCTACCGTAATCACCGCTCGTGATGGGGACATTCTGCATGCGTTTCTGAGCCGCGACGACAAATGGCGACTCTACGTCGAGCTTCCCGAGATTACTCCTACTCTCCGCGACGCGATTTTGTTCAAGGAAGACAAATACTTCCGGTATCATGTTGGGTTCAACCCGGTATCCATGCTGCGAGCTGCGGGCCGGAATTTTGTGTCGGGTCGGCGAACGTCAGGGGCTTCGACCATAACGATGCAGACCATTCGGCTGCTGGAACCCCGCCAGCGAACCTACGGGAATAAAGCCATCGAGCTGTTTCGGGCGTTGCAGCTGGAACTTCATTACTCCAAGGATGAGATCCTTCAGTTATATCTGAACCTGATTCCGTATGGGGGTAATATTGAAGGGCTAAAATCAGCCTCACTCCTGTACTTCGGCAAGCTGCCACAGCTACTCAGTCTGGCCGAGCTGACCACCCTTACCATCGTCCCCAACCGACCCTCGAGCTTACGGTTGGGAATAAACAATAGCCTTGTCGTACAGGAACGCAATCGCTGGCTGGCCCGCTTTCGCGCCAAACACCTCTTCGACGAAACAACGATTACTGATGCCATGGCCGAACCGCTCACGGCCTACCGGCGTTCAGCTCCTCAGTTGGTCCCTCACCTGTCGCATCGACTTCGCGCCGAAAACCCCGATGTGCCCATCATTCATTCGGCCATCCATACAGCCACGCAGGCCACCGTCGAGCAGTTAATCCGAAACTACGCGAACCGTATTAAAGCTTATTCAATTCACAATTCAGCCGTACTGGTGGTAGATAATCAGACCCATGAAGTAGTTGCGTATGCCGGTTCTGCCGATTTCGGCAATACGTTCGATGGCGGACAGGTTGACGGGGTTCGGGCGATTCGATCGCCGGGGAGTGCGCTCAAACCATTGCTCTACGGTTTGTCGTTCGATGCGGGAACGATTACGCCCAAATCCAAGCTTAGTGACGTGCCAACGAATTTCGGTGGTTACGAGCCGGATAATTACGACCGAAAATTCAACGGGCCAGTCACGGCTGAATTTGCACTGGCAAATTCACTGAACATTCCGGCGGTAGCACTTCTGAAAGAAATCGGCACGCCCGTTCTGGTCGAAACACTACGAAAAGCTGGTTTTAAAACGGTTCGCAAACAGGCGAAGGAGTTGGGTCTTTCGATGATTCTGGGCGGATGCGGTGTCACGCTGGAGGAGATGACCCGGCTTTATGCGGGCTTCGCCAATGGTGGGGTTGTCAAGGAGTTGCGTTTTACGGGGCGGTCCGACGGGTCGGTGAGGGAAACCGGCACAAGACTACTTTCCAGAGAAGCAGCCTTTCTGATTACCAATACGCTTTCGCAGATCACACGCCCCGATCTTCCCAATAATTTTGACAACAGTTATCATCTGCCGCAAATCGCCTGGAAGACCGGTACCTCCTACGGACGGCGTGATGCCTGGAGCATTGGCTATAACCAGCGGTACACCATCGGCGTGTGGGTTGGTAATTTCTCGGGGATTGGCGTAGCTGAGCTGAGTGGTGCCAATACGGCTACACCATTGTTATTCCAACTTTTCAACGCGCTGGATTATAATTCGTCTAGAGACAAGCTCAGGAAACCAGGAGGTAGCCTGTCGATGCGGCTTGTTTGCCCCGAAACGGGAGATATTCCCGGCGAGTTCTGCCCAAGTCAGGTAACCGATTACTTCATCATGGGTGTATCGCGGTATCGACGTTGTCAGCATCGCAAGCCTATCTTTACGAATGCAGCCGGAACTGTATCGTACTGCGCTCATTGCAAGCCCGATAGTGGTGCGGTACGCCGATCGTATCCGAATTTATCACCCGAGGTGGCCGCCTTTTACCAAAGCAGGCATATTCCGTTTGAGACCGTTCCCCCGCATAACCCAACCTGTGAGCGCATTTTTGGCTCGACCGGAACGGGTCCGCTCATAACCAGCCTTAACGACGGCAGCGACTATTTTATTAATTCCAGACAGCTCACTGACCTTGAACTGGGTTGTCAGGCAGCCAATGACGTTCAAACAGTCTTCTGGTATCTAAATGATAAGCTCTACAAAAAAGCTCGTCCGGATGAAGCTGTCTTTTTCAGGCCGAAACCCGGTCCGTTAAAAATATCATGCGCCGACGACAAAGGGCGCTACAGCGATTTACACGTGACGATCAAAAACGAGTAA
- a CDS encoding FAD-dependent monooxygenase, with protein sequence MLTPLHTGVLLVGAGPTGLALACQLTRLGVDFILIDAGAGITPYSKAIGVQARTLEIYDQIGLADPLIEKGIIAEKAKLIEGGEVRGTIELATIGQGQSPHPFLLLVEQNQHEQLLYTFLEEHGNSVQWQTTLKEFSQTDQQVTAHVVTNGGDEQIITATYMVGCDGAHSVVRRGLGLSFAGSTMERLFYVADVVIDWQYDHNSVMICLAKATLAAFFPLPGTNRYRIVGTFPEGDQHEAGDIVYQTIEQQLKTDTKLALDITQVNWFSTYKVHSRRVSAFSEGRCFVAGDAAHIHTPAGAQGMNTGIQDGYNLAWKLALVLKHQANEGLLATYNQERGENAKHLLDTTDRMFEFGASPDWFLTFLRTHIIPHVAHFVMGLDAVKKAVFPLISQIGINYRSSSLSRSNDDFLNIKAGDRMPYFLVNGESIFNVLRNPKFHLIRVQNEPDTNRAELNELLTRNPSLLNYHQVPLSADVQTLFGTKESFSILLRPDNYIARIDQSDSLTPIRNYLAETIGVSLG encoded by the coding sequence ATGCTAACTCCACTTCATACGGGTGTTCTGCTGGTAGGGGCAGGCCCGACGGGTCTTGCACTAGCCTGTCAACTCACTCGGCTGGGCGTTGATTTTATCCTGATCGATGCGGGAGCAGGGATCACGCCTTATTCCAAAGCCATCGGTGTACAGGCCCGTACGCTGGAAATCTACGATCAGATCGGCCTGGCTGACCCCCTGATCGAAAAAGGGATTATTGCCGAAAAAGCCAAATTAATTGAAGGCGGTGAGGTACGCGGGACGATTGAACTAGCCACGATTGGGCAGGGACAAAGCCCTCACCCTTTTCTGCTGCTGGTCGAGCAGAACCAGCATGAGCAATTACTCTATACCTTTCTGGAGGAACACGGTAACTCCGTTCAGTGGCAGACAACCCTAAAGGAATTTTCGCAAACCGATCAGCAGGTTACCGCGCATGTTGTGACGAATGGTGGCGATGAGCAGATAATCACGGCTACGTATATGGTCGGTTGCGACGGTGCTCATAGTGTTGTTCGTCGTGGACTTGGTCTGTCTTTTGCCGGAAGTACCATGGAACGTCTCTTCTATGTAGCCGATGTGGTGATCGACTGGCAGTATGACCACAATTCGGTTATGATCTGTCTGGCTAAAGCAACACTAGCGGCTTTCTTTCCACTCCCCGGCACCAACCGTTACCGGATCGTCGGTACATTTCCCGAAGGCGATCAGCACGAAGCGGGTGACATAGTATACCAGACGATTGAGCAGCAACTGAAAACCGATACCAAACTGGCCCTCGACATTACACAGGTGAATTGGTTTTCCACCTATAAAGTGCATTCCCGACGTGTCAGCGCATTTTCTGAGGGCCGTTGTTTTGTCGCGGGTGATGCTGCGCACATCCATACGCCCGCTGGTGCGCAGGGGATGAACACCGGCATTCAGGATGGGTATAATCTGGCCTGGAAATTGGCGCTCGTGCTGAAGCATCAGGCTAACGAAGGCTTGCTGGCAACGTATAACCAGGAACGTGGCGAAAATGCCAAGCATTTGCTCGATACCACTGATCGTATGTTTGAGTTTGGTGCAAGCCCTGACTGGTTTCTAACATTCTTACGCACACACATTATCCCGCATGTTGCCCATTTTGTGATGGGTCTTGATGCAGTTAAGAAGGCCGTTTTTCCGTTGATTTCACAGATAGGCATCAACTACCGATCGAGTTCGCTGAGCCGATCCAATGACGATTTTTTGAATATCAAAGCTGGGGATCGCATGCCTTATTTTCTGGTCAATGGAGAAAGTATATTCAATGTACTGCGCAACCCGAAATTTCATCTTATTCGCGTTCAGAATGAACCAGATACGAATCGGGCAGAATTAAATGAGCTACTGACGCGTAATCCTTCGCTGTTGAACTATCACCAGGTCCCGCTTTCCGCCGATGTACAGACCCTGTTTGGCACGAAGGAGTCGTTCAGTATCCTGCTCCGACCCGACAATTACATCGCACGGATCGACCAATCAGATTCGCTTACGCCGATCAGAAACTACCTGGCTGAAACGATTGGTGTTTCTCTTGGCTAA
- a CDS encoding MBL fold metallo-hydrolase RNA specificity domain-containing protein: MTIQFFGAARTVTGSKHLITTATGTQILLDCGLFQGINTDELNQQFGFDPAQVDYMVLSHAHIDHTGLIPRLVRQGFSGPIYTTSATIDLCEVMLMDSARIQERDLERVNERRQRRNQPELDALYDEADVQRALDQMKPVDYNVPFAICDEVTGLLTDAGHLLGSASVSLTIRENGAEKQLFFSGDIGRPDDKILRSPQPFPQADYIICESTYGDRLHEAEPDMKAHLLRIVQETCVEKRGKLIIPAFAVDRTQELIYALDQLSSEGRLPKLPVYIDSPMSVKATQVMRDHEEDFNPDILGYAKKDGDPFDFPNLHYVADVEGSKAINNNNEPCIIIAPSGMAEAGRIKHHIKNNIEKPNTTILLVGYASPNSLGGALKRGDKEVTIFGDRYHVTANIEIMDSFSAHADYREMLHFLSCQDPTRVKTVFLVHGDYDKQVIWKGKLQAAGFNHVEIPDMKEKASL; encoded by the coding sequence ATGACGATTCAGTTTTTCGGGGCAGCCCGCACCGTAACCGGTAGCAAACACCTGATCACCACGGCCACAGGCACACAAATTCTGCTCGACTGCGGACTATTTCAGGGTATCAATACGGATGAACTGAACCAACAGTTCGGCTTCGATCCGGCACAGGTCGATTACATGGTGTTGTCACATGCGCACATTGACCACACAGGCCTGATACCCCGGCTGGTGCGTCAGGGGTTTAGCGGACCCATTTACACAACTTCGGCTACCATCGATCTGTGCGAGGTTATGCTGATGGATAGTGCCCGCATTCAGGAACGCGACCTCGAACGGGTCAATGAACGACGTCAGCGCCGGAATCAGCCCGAACTCGACGCACTTTACGATGAAGCGGACGTACAGCGGGCACTGGATCAGATGAAGCCGGTTGATTATAATGTACCATTCGCTATTTGCGACGAGGTAACTGGGCTATTAACCGATGCGGGTCACCTGCTCGGAAGCGCGTCTGTAAGCCTGACAATTCGCGAAAATGGGGCCGAAAAACAATTGTTTTTTAGTGGCGATATTGGTCGGCCCGACGACAAAATTCTTCGGTCACCCCAACCGTTTCCACAGGCTGATTACATTATCTGCGAATCAACCTACGGCGACCGTCTTCACGAAGCCGAACCCGACATGAAAGCCCATTTGTTGCGCATTGTTCAGGAAACCTGCGTGGAGAAGCGCGGTAAGCTGATCATTCCTGCCTTTGCCGTTGACCGGACCCAGGAGTTGATTTATGCGCTGGATCAATTGTCGAGCGAAGGCCGTTTGCCTAAACTGCCGGTGTATATCGACAGCCCGATGTCGGTAAAAGCGACGCAGGTAATGCGCGACCACGAAGAAGATTTTAATCCCGATATTCTGGGTTATGCCAAAAAAGATGGCGATCCATTCGATTTTCCAAACCTGCATTACGTTGCCGATGTAGAGGGGTCAAAAGCCATCAACAACAATAACGAGCCCTGCATCATTATCGCGCCATCGGGTATGGCTGAGGCTGGCCGTATCAAGCACCATATTAAAAATAACATCGAAAAGCCGAACACCACCATTTTGCTGGTCGGTTATGCCTCGCCGAATAGTCTGGGTGGGGCGCTCAAGCGGGGCGATAAGGAAGTGACTATCTTCGGTGACCGATACCATGTGACGGCTAACATCGAGATCATGGATTCGTTCTCGGCTCATGCGGACTACCGGGAGATGCTTCATTTTCTGAGTTGCCAGGACCCGACGCGCGTTAAAACGGTATTTCTGGTACACGGCGACTACGACAAGCAGGTGATCTGGAAAGGCAAACTACAGGCGGCTGGTTTCAACCACGTCGAAATACCTGATATGAAGGAAAAAGCAAGTTTATGA
- a CDS encoding nuclear transport factor 2 family protein: protein MKTLVSLIAVLLFTTATTFAQQATDLAQDPTALGNAFFKALLDENGDAVSKLITSDFSLVSFDGNAVAGDLLAQGMNGGYIVVETAALSNAQTRQYNNDAAVMTGTWKAKGSVRGQAFDSTVSFSVVSVKQGSSWKIANIQFTPIQ from the coding sequence ATGAAAACGTTAGTCTCTCTTATCGCCGTACTGCTATTTACCACTGCTACTACCTTTGCTCAGCAAGCTACCGATCTCGCCCAGGACCCAACGGCTTTAGGGAATGCGTTTTTCAAAGCACTCCTTGACGAAAACGGAGACGCTGTGAGCAAACTGATCACCAGTGACTTCAGTCTGGTTAGTTTTGACGGGAATGCCGTTGCTGGTGACCTACTGGCTCAGGGCATGAACGGCGGTTACATCGTTGTCGAGACAGCAGCCCTATCAAATGCGCAAACCCGCCAATACAACAACGATGCGGCTGTTATGACGGGCACCTGGAAAGCAAAAGGTAGCGTTCGGGGACAAGCGTTCGACAGCACGGTATCGTTTTCGGTCGTTTCGGTCAAGCAAGGTAGTTCCTGGAAAATCGCGAACATCCAATTTACGCCAATACAGTAG
- a CDS encoding FAD:protein FMN transferase produces MTIVRLAVFLLNAVARFQAKTVVCRIKLHDKRLLRTTVYYRRVMLVLFVSVLVPVLGNSQPTTRRFSFHRGLMGTQFTVILYAADSLSARRANEAVSARMDSLNQIMSDYLDGSEINRLSATSGSGKWTPVSAELFDVLQKAQTIAKRSHGRFDPTVGPLSQLWRRAVRRKEFPTAKVLRKARRLVGYRLMELDSKKQSVRLRRAGMRLDVGGIGQGFAIDEAIKVLHQHGIRSALFDIGGDILVGDAPPDRPEGWRVGIGSGKAGAIDTTSLFLKNAAITTSGDMYRFLEHNGRRYSHIMDPRSGLGMPYFVQATVLSPDGYHADALTKVFSVAGLRKSRRLISRWPGTKLLIRENKSGRLREWRSADFPTN; encoded by the coding sequence GTGACCATAGTACGATTAGCTGTCTTTTTGCTTAACGCGGTGGCGCGGTTTCAGGCAAAAACCGTGGTTTGCCGGATAAAGTTACACGATAAACGATTATTGCGAACGACGGTATACTACAGACGGGTGATGCTGGTCCTGTTTGTGAGCGTGTTGGTGCCTGTTTTGGGTAATTCTCAGCCAACGACGCGTCGCTTTTCCTTCCATCGGGGTTTGATGGGTACGCAGTTTACCGTAATTCTTTACGCGGCAGACAGCCTGAGCGCCCGGCGCGCCAATGAAGCCGTTTCGGCGAGAATGGATTCGCTCAATCAGATCATGAGCGATTACTTGGACGGTTCCGAAATCAATCGGTTATCGGCCACGAGCGGTTCCGGAAAATGGACACCCGTATCGGCGGAGTTATTTGATGTGCTGCAGAAGGCGCAGACGATCGCCAAACGCTCGCACGGACGCTTCGACCCAACAGTCGGTCCGCTATCGCAACTGTGGCGACGTGCTGTTCGTCGGAAGGAGTTTCCCACGGCAAAGGTGCTTAGAAAAGCCCGGCGGTTGGTGGGTTATCGACTGATGGAATTAGATTCGAAAAAACAGTCGGTCAGGCTTCGGCGGGCGGGCATGCGGTTGGATGTGGGTGGTATTGGTCAGGGATTTGCCATCGATGAAGCGATAAAGGTACTGCACCAACACGGTATTCGTTCGGCGTTGTTTGATATTGGGGGCGACATTCTCGTAGGTGATGCCCCGCCCGACAGACCAGAAGGCTGGCGCGTTGGCATTGGTTCAGGTAAAGCCGGAGCGATAGATACCACCTCACTATTCCTGAAGAATGCAGCCATAACCACCTCCGGCGACATGTACCGGTTTCTGGAGCACAACGGTCGGCGTTATTCGCATATTATGGACCCACGCTCTGGGCTGGGCATGCCTTATTTTGTGCAGGCTACTGTGCTGTCTCCCGACGGGTACCATGCCGACGCACTCACGAAAGTATTCAGCGTGGCTGGACTGCGTAAAAGTCGACGACTGATCAGCCGATGGCCAGGGACAAAACTATTGATCCGTGAAAACAAATCCGGTCGACTGCGCGAGTGGCGATCTGCCGATTTTCCAACTAATTGA
- a CDS encoding BatD family protein codes for MSIAIFRIFFVLFYFASVAGFSQTVENELTIELGQTNFPIERPFTISVIIPNSDTRPSITFPDIVGFTKKGMSASVTPSEIGGKTITNQVITQNYQARTPGRFRVPPFSIKVNDETVQSEGTMLVVRASATTTAPVNVTTTALVSPPNGAAFLSLRSSQSRIYTGESIALTLSFFVADNYPYKLNFTALDKQMQAITKKIRPANAWEENLNITELNPNPVLVGGKKFREYRLYQSVFFPLSNQSLKLPAVTLWLGKEPIVGPPSAKPETIAFTSKPVTIAIRPLPAHPLRGRVPVGSFRLEEGLERQRVSVGQSVRYTFAVTGEGNIATLPAPETLSDTASIDVFPPKERHTVTNSGVDVTGNKTFTYFIVPHQNGVVSLANRFQWIYFNPKTARYDTLRPRLQMQVGGKADAVAVNSTVQASLSGTTGETVPGTSMGDSLYAGIEAIDSTQQPMSITVLIRSIANVLIALMLLGMIFVFFKK; via the coding sequence ATGTCGATTGCAATATTCCGCATATTTTTTGTATTATTTTATTTTGCGTCTGTCGCAGGATTCAGCCAAACGGTTGAAAATGAATTGACTATTGAGTTGGGCCAAACTAATTTTCCGATTGAACGGCCTTTCACGATTTCCGTCATCATCCCAAACAGCGACACGCGCCCGTCCATTACCTTTCCGGACATTGTCGGTTTTACCAAAAAAGGGATGTCGGCTAGCGTTACGCCGAGCGAAATTGGTGGAAAAACAATTACTAATCAAGTCATTACGCAAAATTATCAGGCGCGTACTCCTGGTCGCTTCCGGGTGCCTCCCTTCAGCATAAAGGTCAACGACGAGACGGTACAGTCGGAAGGGACAATGCTGGTGGTTCGTGCGTCCGCTACGACCACTGCTCCCGTCAATGTGACGACCACCGCCCTTGTTTCGCCACCTAATGGGGCGGCTTTTTTGTCACTTCGGTCTTCGCAGTCCAGAATATATACGGGCGAAAGCATCGCGCTCACGTTGTCGTTTTTTGTGGCCGATAATTATCCGTATAAGCTGAATTTTACGGCGCTGGATAAGCAGATGCAGGCTATCACAAAAAAGATTCGTCCGGCCAATGCGTGGGAAGAAAACCTGAACATAACCGAGCTGAACCCAAACCCGGTGCTGGTGGGCGGAAAGAAATTTCGGGAGTATCGACTGTATCAATCCGTCTTTTTCCCGTTGTCGAATCAATCGCTCAAGTTGCCTGCTGTAACGCTCTGGCTAGGCAAAGAGCCGATCGTTGGTCCGCCATCGGCCAAGCCTGAAACGATCGCGTTCACCAGTAAACCCGTTACCATCGCGATTCGTCCCTTACCTGCTCACCCGCTGCGTGGTCGAGTGCCCGTGGGGTCGTTTCGGCTGGAGGAAGGCCTCGAACGGCAGCGGGTCAGCGTTGGTCAGAGTGTCCGCTACACATTTGCAGTAACGGGTGAGGGTAATATTGCTACGCTTCCGGCGCCGGAAACGCTCAGTGATACGGCTAGTATTGATGTATTTCCCCCTAAAGAACGCCACACGGTTACCAATTCAGGCGTTGACGTGACGGGCAATAAGACGTTTACGTACTTTATCGTTCCCCATCAGAATGGGGTCGTTTCGCTGGCTAATCGCTTTCAGTGGATTTATTTTAACCCCAAAACAGCCCGTTACGATACCCTGCGGCCACGGTTGCAAATGCAGGTAGGTGGTAAAGCAGACGCGGTAGCCGTCAACTCAACCGTTCAGGCGTCTTTGTCAGGAACAACCGGCGAAACCGTACCGGGAACATCGATGGGGGACTCGTTATATGCGGGTATTGAAGCAATCGATAGTACGCAGCAGCCAATGAGCATTACGGTTTTAATTCGCAGTATTGCCAATGTGTTGATTGCATTAATGCTATTAGGGATGATCTTTGTATTTTTCAAGAAATAA